The following DNA comes from Bacteroidota bacterium.
GATACTTTGGCTCATCTTAGCAAATGTAATCTTATTTATATTTCCTTTGATGTGGATTGTATGGATTCTTCCATTTCAAAAGGAACAGGAACTCCCGTTAGAAATGGTATTACTGAAAAAGAAGCCGGTAGTTTATGCGTAAGGCTTATACAGAATGAAAAAGTTTGTTGCTTTGAAATATGCGAAGTGAATCCAACTTTAGATAAAGAAAATTTAATGGCGGAAAACACTTTTGAAATTCTTCAAAAAGTGGTAAGTCAGCTTGTTAGCTAATAAAGAGAGTGGTAATGGAAAGGATTGAAAAACTCATCAGTAAGGCAATCTCAGAGGTAGTTAACTCTGTTTATAATATTCAAACGAAGGACTCGGAAGTGTTGCTACAAAAAACCAGGAAGGAATTCCAGGGCGATTTTACTCTTGTTGTTTTTCCTTTTACACGTTTTTCTAAACTTTCACCTGAACTTACAGCAGCGCAAATAGGCGAATTGTTACAAAAAAAGCTTGAAGAAATAACTTCTTTTAATGTAGTTAAAGGTTTTTTAAATCTGCAAATAAGTGATTCATATTGGATTCGTTTTTTATCTGATACAAACCATAAAGGACTCGGCCTTGAACAAAAGGATTCCAAAGATACTATTGTTATTGAATATCCATCTCCAAACACAAATAAGCCGCTTCACTTAGGACATCTGAGAAATATTTTTTTAGGTAATTCAGTTACTGAAATTCTAAAGGCGAATGGCCATAAACTTATTCATACTTGTCTTTATAACGACAGGGGAACCAATATTTCCAAATCAATGCTTGCATGGCAAATGTTTGGTCAGGGACAAACTCCTGAATCAAGAGGAATCAAGGGAGATAAATTTGTAGGTGAATTTTATGTAAAATTTTCGGATGCCTTAAAAAAGGAAATAAAAGAATTAATGGATTCGGGCTTAAGTGAGCAAGAGGCAATGAAAAAATCTAAACTAAATGCCCGGGTAAATGAACTTACTGTGAAATGGGAACAAGGGGATAAAGAGGTGAGGGAATTATGGAAAAAAATGAATTCGTGGGTTTATCAGGGTATGGATCAAACATACCAAACACTGGGAATAAAGCCGGATAAAAATTATTATGAATCTGATGTTTACAACCTAGGCAGGGAAACCGTTAATGAAGGCTTATCTAAAGGGATTTTTTATAAAAAAGAAGATGGTTCTGTTTGGATTGACCTT
Coding sequences within:
- a CDS encoding arginine--tRNA ligase translates to MERIEKLISKAISEVVNSVYNIQTKDSEVLLQKTRKEFQGDFTLVVFPFTRFSKLSPELTAAQIGELLQKKLEEITSFNVVKGFLNLQISDSYWIRFLSDTNHKGLGLEQKDSKDTIVIEYPSPNTNKPLHLGHLRNIFLGNSVTEILKANGHKLIHTCLYNDRGTNISKSMLAWQMFGQGQTPESRGIKGDKFVGEFYVKFSDALKKEIKELMDSGLSEQEAMKKSKLNARVNELTVKWEQGDKEVRELWKKMNSWVYQGMDQTYQTLGIKPDKNYYESDVYNLGRETVNEGLSKGIFYKKEDGSVWIDLTEDGLDHKLVLRSNGTTVYITQDIAIANEKDKDFNVDRSIYVVGNEQEYHFKVLFLILKKMGRKWADNLYHLSYGMVELPSGKMKSREGTVVDADDLLEEMVDTARKTTQELGKIEGFSNQEAEYLYKTIGYGALKYFILKVDPKKKMLFNPEESIDFNGNTGPFIQYTYARIQSIVRKAGTAEFLFENLPDINQKEKDVVKLIHDYSSIISEAGTNYSPALIANYVYELAKTYNQFYHDNPVLKEENINLKMFRLNLSFTAGKLIKDSMHLLGIDVPERM